The nucleotide sequence CGTTCTCCCCCTCGGAAACATCTTTCAGTTGTAAGAGGAGACAGCTGTTAAAGGACTGTCTGTGACAGTCAGGTGACAACTGGCAGTGTCCATCAATTAAGTACTGGCGATGGTTGTCAGGTGGTCTGTAGGAACCTTCCGTTTTCCTTACTGCTTCAATTAGCTCATCAGTCTCGTCATTCTGGTTGTGTAAACGCAGTGAGCCTTCCAGTCGTCACTAGCGGTCCACGCTCACGTCGATTCTGATCCCGGTGATCTCTGGTCGAGATTCGATGCTGATCTTGCCAGTCCCTGGTTGAGGTTAGCCTAAGGTGGGAACCTGGTGAATTAGCCGCCGGTAAAAAGTCTGAGTCTCTGTCCTCTATTCTGCTGGTCAGCCTGGGTGATGACTCAGACCGGTGATGAGTCGTTGAAGGGGACTGCAGGATGTATTCCATCTCAAGTGCCAAAGAAAGCCCTCTAGCTGTTCCCCCTAGTAGGAGTGGTGTGCTGTTGTGTGTGGTGGTCTGTGCCTTGACTCGTAGCCATCTTCGTAATTATCAAGATATTGTGGCAGGTGAGCTGGTCGTCGTGGACAGACCACATCTTGTGGAGGATTGTGTATGTTAACTGGCATCCTTGGGCTGTAGGAGTTACTGGATTCGGCTCCAAGGACCATGAAAAATATGTGTAGGTTGTCAAATCTAAGTACCATTCAAATAGGAGGGAAACCGTAGGTGCTGGGTTTAGTCCGGTAGTAACCACTACTGTTAGGTTAGAACAACAAGGGGGCAGTACTCCAGTTTAAGGggttttaatggacagaaaatatccacacacacacaggtctgagCACTCTTGAAACTGACAGATTATGGATGTTTAGCTGCACACACAATAAAACATCAGAACAGCAAAGGTATGTGACCTCATGCAGGAGGATGAGTAGCAGGGGGGAAAATGCAGTGCTTGTCAGGATAGGGAAAGAACATATCTGACACCCGCCCTGTCAGTGCTGGGGTCTTGCACTGAATGTCCCGGGAATCTCGGTTGCTGATAGGCTAACATAATAATAATTGGCGTGACCATGACCAATAAGAACTAAAATACATTTCGGACCTTCTGAAAGGGGGCTGAGCTgcctgacaacaacaaaaaacaccagTAGAATGTGCTAGAACAGATTACTGAAGCTGGCCGTTTGAACAAAACCCATCACTATGATGTATCAATCCATTGACTGGCCATCCCTACATGTACGATGTCAAACCCACTGCCTCACAATCATATACAAATCCCCCCTCGGCAAGACCCCCCTTTATATCAGCTCACAACTAAGATTCCCCACCACCAACAGCTACCTGAAATCCAGCAATTATATAAACCTGGCAATCCTCAAGTCCCTCGTATCTTTGTTGAAACTGATTTTCAATTCTCCGCAGCTAGAGTCTGGACCATCCTTCAAAAAACACTGAAACTAAGCTCTTTTGTGTTCATTGGTACTTTTAAAAACAAACTGTCTGAGATTTTAAatgtgcactatgcagaaatcgctctgccttttcctggttgctaaaattctaatagtttgccaaATTTCAGTTAATGTGACAAAACAaccaagtatagtgtagagaatcattgtaccatctaaaccgctgtgaaatatgtattctataaccaaaaatattgtattttcagctgtttaaaGATGCAAAAATAAAACCTCAGAAcatgaagcatagaaatagccacatagaacatatctactgcttcttagacttgctttcaactCGATTGCCAGATCTATAACTCGTATTTCTAGGTGAATTTGGTttggtcgcccaaaaagttacatattgcagctttaactgATAACTGCATGTGTTTCCCCCCTGCCTCTTAAATGCTGCCTATTACTGACTGTGCATTATGTGTATTTTGACTGTTGTTTGTATGATACTTTTTTACCTACTTGTGTTATATGTGCTGCGCCCGCTCCCTgacaggtcgtcattgtaaataagaatttgttcttaattgacaaACCTGTAACAAATAAATGTAGTCGGGCATAATTGCCGAAATCAGTGGCCTTCAGGCCTAAAGCACATCATATTTTCGATTTATGGGCCATCAAATAGACCACAAATTATATAATCCATGGGTTGGATTAATTAATACAATgtatactgttattattattattttatagcCTATCAAAAATAAAGTAATGTTTGACCTTATCAACATGGACACCCTCATCTGACACGTTGCTACGTAATTTATAGAAACGTCATATCCGGTTAATGGGGTCAGTTTTGTTTCCCCGGATCCGCCATTTCATTTTTTGAAGTTACTTGTGGCAAGTTGCAAGGTATTATTCAAAATTATACTGTTTTACAACTGGGTTGGGTAAGTTATAATCGACATATCATTTCAATCAGGCGATCAGACACGTTTTGTACGAGGACCGGCTTGTGGATTTTAAATTGATGGGCATAAGCAAGTTGCGAATGTCGCCTATTTTCCAAACGTGTTCTCCGCGCTAAAGTTTTTGTATGAGTTGAATGCTGTTTGAGGATAAGGGGAGGCAAAGGGAAGGCCCGTGAAGCCTCGACTTTGGAGTGGGAGTCATGGCCGGAAATTTTGACGCAGAGGACCGTGCAAGTTGGTACTGGGGTAGATTAAGTAGACAGGAGGCAGTTTCACTTTTACAAGGACAGAGACACGGAGTGTTTTTGGTGAGAGACTCAATTACAAGTCCAGGCGACTACGTGCTGTCAGTTTCAGAGAATTCCAAAGTCTCGCATTACATAATCAACAGCATCAGCAACAACCGGCAGTCTGGCGCAGGTAAGAGAGACATGTTTTGTTTTGGGGCTGCAGAATAAAGAAGCCCCCAGGGTATCCGCATGCAACCCAATGATAAAAGATGAATCCAGCAAGACACTCTACGTTGATTTGGCTTTATTTGGAACATAACTTTAGATTAACTTCCTACACGTGAATCAACCAAACAGTGAGGTTTGGATTAACCAGACGTCAAATATCTAGTCAACTGCCTTTTATGGGCCATAAATGTGGTAATTCACATGGCAATGAATAAGGCCTAATACCTTTGGCCAGTGAAATGGTTTCTGTTCTTTCCTTTTCTACTCATCCCTCtttccccaccctcctctcccagGCCAGGCGCCTCCACAGTTCCGCATAGGGGACCAGGAGTTTGACGCCCTCCACTCGCTGCTGGAGTTCTACAAGATCCACTACCTGGACACCACCACCCTGATAGAGCCCATCAACAAGGCCAAACACTCTCTCTTGGTCAGCGCAGGTGCTGGCGGCCCGCCGCAGCGGCTGGAAGACGAGTTTGTCCGTGCCGTCTTTGATTTCCCAGGCAACGACGATGAGGACCTTCCTTTCAGAAAGGGCGACATCCTGCGGGTCCTGGAGAAGCCAGAGGAGCAGTGGTGGAATGCTCAGAATTTAGAGGGGCGTGCCGGGATGATCCCTGTGCCCTACGTGGAGAAGTACCGACCGGCCTCTCCCACCTCGGGGGGCCCTGGAGCAGGGGGTCCCGGTGGGGTGGGCTCTGTAGATGGCTCCAGTGTTCAGGGCCCTCCTCTGCTAGACCCGAGCCAGTACGCCCAGCCCACACCTCTGCCCAACCTGCAGAACGGACCCGTCTTAGCCAGGGCCATCCAGAAGAGGGTGCCCAATGCCTACGACAAGACCGCCCTTGCCTTAGAGGTACCTACCTAGctgtcctctcgtctcctctttcCCTTTTTTCATCATCCCTCTGTCAGATTCTTTGATCCTCTTCATTTTGTCATGGATTTTCCTTTGACCACAGCCTTCAGTGCAATGAGGCTAATCATTATTGATATTGTAAAACATAGATTTCCTTTGGCATTATGTCAAGATTGAGGCCAGGGAATCAAATCTCTATTTTATTTATTATGCCTTCTGTAAAGTCATAATCTAGAGAAGTCCCTAGGTTCCCTCCCAGTAGGTCATTCCAAgttatgtcttccatttccgtTCACTGCTGGAAGGAATGAAGGCCTTGGTATGTGGCCTCTGTGACTCGTTGCCTGTGACTTCCTCCTCAGCTTCTTAAACAGTTGCATGCCCCGCTGTTTCCCAGTCGCTAGGCTTGTTAAAACAAGCTAGTCTGGTTCATGTCCATTAGTCACCAAACAGAAGAAGACAGACTAAAACCGGGAGGCACTTTCAAATGCTTGTTTTATTTTTCCATTGTAAAACGTTTTGCTACGGgcgtgccctaatgaatacgaaCCAGTCTATGGGGAGTGGTGGTCAGTCAGTGAAATCAATAGCCAACTGCTCTGAAGTTCATTAGAGAAAGCTGCCAGAGGCTCCCTCCCTGGCTGTCTTAACGAACTGTCCGGAAGGGGAAAGAGGGCTTCCAAAGTGGAGATCGTTGTGGGAAGGAAATACTTTGTGTAGAGGAACATTTCCTTGAATTTCTCTAATGACATTACTCTGAGCCAGAGCGGCCTCTGGGCAACAAGCCAGCAGTCTcagctgctcccctctctctttctttacctgcttggagagagggaagaagggacaGTGAAACAGATGCATGATGTTCACTTTCTGTCTTGACGGAATCAGCTACCGGGTGGAAGTAGTCTGTTTTGCCTCTTGTCTTTTGAAATACAAAAAGTAATGTCAAAGACTTTTTGCTGAACTTTTATATACTTTTGGGTCCCAGAGAGTTTAGATTTTCTATTCACCCGAGAGTCTGTGCTCCGATAATCACCAACAAGATATTTACCCTCCATGAAGGTGTTTGCCATTGGTATGACTCAGGAGGTATATAGGTTTATTGATTAGCCCCCCGCACACACTTCCTGGTCACATCTTAGTCGATGAGAGTACTTCACTTTCTTGAGAAGAATGTAATGAAGAGGCCGACAGGGTGAACCAGCAAATGGACCTCTGCAGTACTGGTTTGTGTTTGCGAGGCAAAATGAACTGCTGCGATACAAAGTTTCACAAATGGCGATCTTGCTGCAACTACTGCAACAAGGTCATTACAGGGTGAACACTGTGTTCGTTGGGCACCAAGTGGACGGAAACGGCGAGCGTCTCCCTGGACTCGTCTAGTCAGAAAGGCCCATTTTTGTGTTTCGTTAAATTGTTTTGAAGTGTTTTCCCGTTGCGTGCcgtaatgaacatgacccaggtctGTCTGTTTGACGAGTCCTTCTCCTCCAACAGGTGGGCGACATGGTGAAGGTGACAAAGATCAACGTGAACGGCCAGTGGGAGGGCGAGTGCAAGGGCAAGCGCGGCCACTTCCCCTTCACCCACGTTAAGCTGCTGGACCATAATAACCCAGAGGACGAGGTGAGctgagagtggacactgggctcCTTGGGCTCCTCCCATCCCTTACCCTGCCCttaaatacacacactcactccctctcctgCCACCATCGCCCCTGTGCCAATCAGCAACCTCCTCATGGCCACTTCCTGTTCCTCAGTTGGTCCCGTTAAGATAATCATTACGCTGTGTCATCTTCACTCACAACACCAGTATTTATACCACTTCAGCACCATGGCCAGCTCTATCAAAACACCCACATATACCCCTTCTAAAGAAAGACTCAGGCCTTATCTGATGGGGATGAGGACAGTGACTATGTGTTAccaagaggaagagggggagtgtgTGGACAGCTATTCAGGGAGAGGGAAAGCAAGGTAGAAATGCTCTCTTGGACTGGAATCGTACACAGAGACCCACGGAGAAACACTTTCTCTGACTGTCAAGGAGAGCCGTTAGGTTAGCACTACATTGTACCCAAAACTATCATCCTCTCTACAAATCCACGACCAAGTAACTAGTAGTCTTTtgtaagaaagaaaaaaagaacataTCATTATGAAATTGTTGATGACCATGACATGctaaaatcatgtttttttttctgcGTTGTTTTTTTGAAAAGTAACATTGCCAGTCCACCACTTTTGCAGAGATCTGATCAAATGTGTCAGCTATGTTGTCTGCGCTAAATCTCTTGTTATTTGTTTGTCTGTCCAACATTGCTTGTCTGCTCCACTCCCACTCCGAATCACTGaaacaacatgtttttttttatacatatattttttacacGGTTAACTTTTCACCTTGTTCTTGACAGTGGAGATGCCTATTTGTGTATGATCAGCCAGGGTCGCGCATATGTTCTGCCATACCATATAATACCATAGCCAAAGATAGACTGTTAAAACAACATTTTCATATGCGTTAATGCTCAATATTAGTATGACTTTGCTTTCTCCGTTGCAAGATTCAAAACTGATTACGGTAGCATCTACTTGTCCTCCTGTACACGTTGGTTACGAGGTCAAGGCAGGTCATTGACACGGACTGTTCTCACTTTTCTGTTCTAGATTCCAGTCATCCACTATATTTTGAGAATTGATGTCTGTCCGTATTAATTAGTGTAATAGAGCAAGCAAAAAAAACCACTTAATTTGCGTGTATCCACAAACCACCATACTATTGTTAAGATTGTCAACTTTTGAGTAGGTGTTCTCTGTTGATAAGAGATCACAGTTAATTCCACCTGTTGACACATGACAATCTTTCCGTCTCTATGTAGAAATAGGACAACGTTTGCACCCTGGCACAGCATCACAAATGTTAGATGTAAAGGAGTTTACTGTGCACAGCAGATGAGTATCTCTGGTCCACTATGAATTAAACCTATATCTGACCGTTCTTACACTTTGCACCCCACTGAATGTGCCCCTGACATTCACTTGGATAACTTCACCTCACAGAGTGCTTTCCCACAGATTTAGGAGGTGGTGAATTGAGAAGGGGATGACCTTGTCCTCTGTAGAACTGGCCACTAGGGTGCACTGCAACAGCATTAGGCATAGAGGTTCTGGGATAACCTAAGTGCTAGACTGCCTCTGAGCCTTAGCCCGTGTTGATCAATACAGTAGTCTGTGTTGAGGTTGCTATAGgtgaattgtgtttttttttttcagaATGCACTTCAagctattttattttttttttttttttacaattactTATCAAGTCTGACCCCTCCCTTTTATTGCCTTTATTGTGCCAATTCTGCTGTGTTCATTGTCTGTGGCTCTTCAAAATATATAATGAAGGTAATTTAGCCCCCCAAAAAGCAGCTGTGAAAAATCTAAAAGCATTATCAGGGTGTGAAGTGTACAGAAATTATTATGGTAATATGAGTTAAACTCCAATGATGTAGTACCTCGTCAAAAATACACTGGGTGCTGGCCTTAGATGTAGGTTCTGGGTAGTTGATGTTGCATAGTCCAGATGAATAGAATATATAACCTTTTAACGATTGGATTGTCCGCAAACAAAAGGGGTTTTCCCATTGCCCACAAACTTGTACCATTTCTCTGTGTAATTGTTGTTTTGCCAATTAATGTCACAATCTGTTTATgggcagggttgggtaggttactttctagatgttactagttacctgtcaaaTTGTAGTCAGTAATATCTTTTGGATGACTCAAACTCA is from Oncorhynchus gorbuscha isolate QuinsamMale2020 ecotype Even-year linkage group LG19, OgorEven_v1.0, whole genome shotgun sequence and encodes:
- the LOC124005744 gene encoding adapter molecule crk-like — encoded protein: MAGNFDAEDRASWYWGRLSRQEAVSLLQGQRHGVFLVRDSITSPGDYVLSVSENSKVSHYIINSISNNRQSGAGQAPPQFRIGDQEFDALHSLLEFYKIHYLDTTTLIEPINKAKHSLLVSAGAGGPPQRLEDEFVRAVFDFPGNDDEDLPFRKGDILRVLEKPEEQWWNAQNLEGRAGMIPVPYVEKYRPASPTSGGPGAGGPGGVGSVDGSSVQGPPLLDPSQYAQPTPLPNLQNGPVLARAIQKRVPNAYDKTALALEVGDMVKVTKINVNGQWEGECKGKRGHFPFTHVKLLDHNNPEDEVS